In one Streptomyces sp. NBC_00708 genomic region, the following are encoded:
- a CDS encoding 3-oxoacyl-ACP reductase FabG gives MKLKDRTALVTGASRGIGRAIALGLAEQGAAVAVNYRSRREDALAVVKEIEAAGGKAVAIGADVADPQDAARLVEEATRALGPLNLLVNNAGVSDDGLIYDSPADAWLNVMKTNFGGAYHCTHAVMEQFMAQGDATIVNISSAMGERGWIGQSNYSASKGALNSFTRCAAVELARFGVRVNAVLAGFTPTELVGEVMQRDGGKSIKRQIPMRRFATVEQVAAAALFLAGPDSGYTTGELLCVDGGFSAQLGVGRP, from the coding sequence ATGAAGCTGAAGGACCGCACCGCGCTGGTCACCGGAGCCTCCCGCGGCATCGGCCGGGCCATCGCCCTGGGACTGGCCGAGCAGGGCGCGGCCGTCGCCGTGAACTACCGCTCCCGCCGGGAGGACGCCCTCGCGGTGGTCAAGGAGATCGAGGCGGCCGGCGGCAAGGCCGTGGCGATCGGCGCCGACGTCGCCGACCCGCAGGACGCGGCCCGCCTCGTCGAGGAGGCCACCCGCGCGCTCGGCCCCCTGAACCTGCTGGTCAACAACGCCGGCGTCAGCGACGACGGGCTGATCTACGACTCCCCGGCCGACGCCTGGCTGAACGTCATGAAGACCAACTTCGGCGGCGCCTACCACTGCACCCACGCCGTCATGGAGCAGTTCATGGCGCAGGGCGACGCCACGATCGTCAACATCTCCTCGGCGATGGGCGAGCGCGGCTGGATCGGGCAGTCCAACTACTCGGCGTCCAAGGGCGCCCTGAACTCCTTCACCCGCTGCGCCGCCGTGGAACTCGCACGGTTCGGCGTACGGGTCAACGCCGTCCTGGCCGGCTTCACCCCGACCGAACTGGTCGGGGAGGTCATGCAGCGCGACGGCGGCAAGAGCATCAAGCGGCAGATCCCGATGCGCCGGTTCGCCACCGTCGAGCAGGTGGCCGCGGCCGCGCTGTTCCTGGCCGGGCCCGACTCCGGCTACACGACGGGCGAACTGCTCTGTGTGGACGGCGGATTCTCCGCCCAGCTCGGCGTCGGCCGGCCGTGA
- a CDS encoding 3-hydroxylacyl-ACP dehydratase, whose product MRFHLIDRIETCAPNERITARKVTSVDETYWQHTQDGPAMPFGLALEALCQAATWLIMISTDHRLRAALLAVGEATSLRPVQPGEVLRMEARIESMNEDAAVLDGTVTVDGEKVLEVSGLLCALIDAERLDDPANTRRMAHQLQGGGPVG is encoded by the coding sequence ATGCGATTCCATCTGATCGACAGGATCGAGACGTGTGCGCCGAACGAGCGCATTACGGCCCGCAAGGTCACCTCGGTCGACGAGACGTACTGGCAGCACACCCAGGACGGGCCCGCCATGCCGTTCGGCCTGGCGCTGGAAGCCCTCTGCCAGGCCGCCACCTGGCTGATCATGATCAGCACCGACCACCGGCTGCGCGCCGCGCTCCTGGCCGTCGGCGAGGCGACCTCGCTGCGCCCCGTGCAGCCCGGTGAGGTCCTGCGCATGGAGGCCAGGATCGAGTCGATGAACGAGGACGCCGCCGTCCTGGACGGCACCGTCACCGTGGACGGCGAGAAGGTGCTGGAGGTCAGCGGCCTGCTGTGCGCCCTCATCGACGCCGAACGGCTCGACGACCCCGCGAACACCCGGCGCATGGCGCACCAGCTCCAGGGCGGAGGACCGGTCGGATGA
- a CDS encoding beta-ketoacyl-[acyl-carrier-protein] synthase family protein: MTRVAITAVGAVTPLGNDAATTWEGLTTGRSGVGELTTFDAEGFAVRIAAQVKDFDAKAAIPARVGRKHLSRVGQFGVAAAWEAVRNAGLDEVPLDVYPAEERGVSMGASVGRPELQTLLDIGHLRATTGNPDAFICQPPAVTLTDDQNVPLAAMARMIGATGPMMGISTACAGSGHAIGEAFRAIQEGDAKVMIAGGYDSLTTWLDILGFSLLGALTDQHNDDPEHASRPFDADRSGFVVGEGAVAVVLEDMDTARARGATILAEVLGYASTLNAYRITDSPPDGSGAIQAMEGALADSGLKTGDIDYVVAHGTSTHGNDHSETVAIKKVFGDDADGLVVSAPKSMAGHLTSASLGLGVLAAIGAMKHSLVPPTVNLDRNDRGLDLDYVPHTARPMPVGAALVNAFAFGGSNTSIVIGAAGEDA; this comes from the coding sequence ATGACACGCGTAGCCATCACCGCGGTGGGGGCCGTCACGCCCCTCGGCAACGACGCCGCCACCACCTGGGAGGGCCTGACCACCGGACGCAGCGGCGTCGGCGAGCTGACGACGTTCGACGCCGAGGGTTTCGCCGTACGGATCGCCGCCCAGGTCAAGGACTTCGACGCGAAGGCGGCCATCCCGGCCCGCGTCGGCCGCAAGCACCTCTCGCGCGTCGGGCAGTTCGGCGTGGCGGCCGCCTGGGAGGCGGTGCGCAACGCCGGCCTCGACGAGGTGCCGCTCGACGTGTACCCGGCCGAGGAGCGCGGGGTCTCGATGGGGGCCAGCGTCGGCCGCCCCGAGCTGCAGACGCTGCTGGACATCGGGCACCTGCGGGCCACCACCGGGAACCCCGACGCCTTCATCTGCCAGCCGCCCGCCGTGACGCTGACGGACGACCAGAACGTGCCGCTGGCCGCGATGGCCCGGATGATCGGCGCCACCGGCCCGATGATGGGCATCAGCACCGCCTGCGCCGGGTCCGGGCACGCCATCGGCGAGGCGTTCCGCGCCATCCAGGAGGGCGACGCCAAGGTCATGATCGCGGGGGGCTACGACTCCCTGACGACCTGGCTCGACATCCTCGGCTTCAGCCTGCTGGGCGCGCTCACCGACCAGCACAACGACGACCCCGAGCACGCCTCGCGGCCCTTCGACGCGGACCGCTCCGGCTTCGTCGTCGGCGAGGGCGCCGTCGCCGTCGTCCTGGAGGACATGGACACGGCCCGCGCCCGCGGCGCGACGATCCTCGCCGAGGTCCTGGGATACGCCTCCACGCTCAACGCCTACCGCATCACCGACTCGCCGCCCGACGGCTCCGGCGCGATCCAGGCCATGGAGGGCGCGCTCGCGGACTCCGGCCTGAAGACCGGCGACATCGACTACGTCGTCGCGCACGGCACCAGTACGCACGGCAACGACCACTCCGAGACCGTCGCCATCAAGAAGGTCTTCGGCGACGACGCCGACGGGCTGGTGGTCAGCGCCCCCAAGTCGATGGCCGGCCACCTGACATCGGCCAGCCTGGGCCTGGGCGTGCTCGCCGCGATCGGCGCCATGAAGCACTCGCTGGTGCCGCCCACGGTCAACCTCGACAGGAACGACCGCGGCCTCGACCTCGACTACGTGCCGCACACGGCGCGCCCGATGCCGGTGGGCGCGGCCCTGGTCAACGCGTTCGCCTTCGGCGGCAGCAACACCAGCATCGTCATCGGCGCCGCAGGGGAGGACGCATGA
- a CDS encoding hydroxymyristoyl-ACP dehydratase, whose product MTATTGATDTAPVFDRIEELVPGDRAVAVRNIPNTLTFFDTHFPRHPILPGVLLLESMAALAKAAAGGERAWRLESVRAVRFKHFVGPGDQVRITAEVTKTTEQTTEVRATARVGDRVVATARTLTLAAADRAGKDTA is encoded by the coding sequence ATGACCGCCACGACCGGGGCCACCGACACCGCGCCCGTCTTCGACCGCATCGAGGAACTCGTACCGGGCGACCGCGCCGTGGCCGTACGCAACATCCCGAACACCCTGACCTTCTTCGACACCCACTTCCCGCGCCACCCGATCCTGCCCGGTGTGCTGCTCCTGGAGAGCATGGCCGCCCTGGCGAAGGCGGCGGCGGGCGGCGAGCGGGCCTGGCGCCTGGAGTCCGTACGCGCGGTGCGCTTCAAGCACTTCGTGGGCCCCGGGGACCAGGTGCGCATCACCGCCGAGGTCACGAAGACCACCGAGCAGACGACCGAGGTACGGGCCACCGCCCGGGTCGGGGACCGGGTGGTCGCCACCGCCCGCACCCTGACGCTGGCGGCGGCGGACCGGGCCGGGAAGGACACAGCATGA
- a CDS encoding beta-ketoacyl-[acyl-carrier-protein] synthase family protein, producing MSDGGRRVVVTGIGLMTAIGQGAAQTWENLLAGRSGIGPLKAYDPAPLRTGIGAEIHDFDPTEWAKRRTLRMLCRGDQLALAGATLALRDAGLDDVGDLGHRSGLFLGSNKEMPRMDELITQLGAVRAPDGTPDLYKLGQTASSVVAPLFFVEGLQPAAGFHISEKYGIRGANSYFAGTADSGAMAIGRAMRTIRRGEADVIVAGGYDDATGWWAMSKMDGLGVLSTRTELGAEAFRPFDRDRSGSVFGEGAALLVLEDRAHALARGAHVYAEVTGFGSGNDCVRPPSPQARARGLARAIGRALTDSGNGFADGGYIAAHGCATRQGDASETLALHDALGTSAKAALISSVKPQTGHLVGGAGALNAAVAALTLDSGVVPATQNLHNPAEDCDLDYVPLTPRETRPGHALALARGLEGQAVAIAMERS from the coding sequence ATGAGCGACGGCGGACGCCGTGTGGTGGTGACCGGCATCGGGCTGATGACCGCCATCGGCCAGGGCGCGGCACAGACCTGGGAGAACCTGCTGGCGGGCCGCAGCGGCATCGGCCCGCTGAAGGCGTACGACCCCGCGCCGCTGCGGACCGGTATCGGCGCGGAGATCCACGACTTCGATCCCACCGAGTGGGCCAAGCGGCGCACCCTGCGCATGCTGTGCCGGGGCGACCAGCTGGCCCTGGCCGGCGCGACCCTGGCCCTGCGCGACGCGGGCCTGGACGACGTCGGCGACCTCGGCCACCGCAGCGGGCTCTTCCTCGGCAGCAACAAGGAAATGCCCCGCATGGACGAGCTGATCACCCAGCTCGGTGCGGTCCGGGCGCCGGACGGCACCCCCGACCTGTACAAGCTGGGGCAGACGGCCTCCTCGGTGGTCGCGCCGCTGTTCTTCGTGGAGGGGCTGCAGCCCGCGGCCGGCTTCCACATCTCGGAGAAGTACGGCATCCGGGGCGCCAACTCCTACTTCGCCGGCACCGCCGACTCCGGCGCGATGGCGATCGGCCGGGCCATGCGGACCATCCGCCGCGGCGAGGCCGATGTGATCGTGGCCGGCGGCTACGACGACGCCACCGGCTGGTGGGCCATGTCCAAGATGGACGGGCTCGGCGTGCTGTCGACGCGTACGGAGCTGGGCGCCGAGGCGTTCCGCCCGTTCGACCGGGACCGCAGCGGTTCGGTGTTCGGGGAGGGCGCGGCCCTGCTCGTCCTGGAGGACCGCGCACACGCCCTGGCGCGCGGCGCGCACGTCTACGCGGAGGTCACCGGCTTCGGCTCGGGCAACGACTGTGTACGCCCGCCGAGTCCGCAGGCCCGCGCCCGCGGCCTGGCCCGCGCGATCGGGCGGGCGCTCACCGACTCCGGCAACGGCTTCGCGGACGGCGGTTACATCGCCGCCCACGGCTGCGCCACCCGGCAGGGCGACGCGAGCGAGACCCTGGCCCTGCACGACGCGCTCGGCACCAGCGCGAAGGCGGCGCTCATCAGCAGCGTCAAACCGCAGACCGGCCACCTGGTCGGCGGCGCCGGGGCGCTGAACGCGGCGGTCGCCGCGCTCACCCTGGACTCCGGGGTCGTGCCGGCCACGCAGAACCTCCACAACCCCGCGGAGGACTGCGATCTGGACTACGTACCCCTGACACCCCGCGAGACCCGCCCCGGCCACGCCCTGGCACTCGCCCGCGGCCTGGAGGGCCAGGCGGTGGCCATAGCGATGGAGCGGTCCTGA
- a CDS encoding beta-ketoacyl-[acyl-carrier-protein] synthase family protein, which produces MSNGEQSTGTSPDSGARSRRTVVVCGVGAVTAHGDDVTALWEGVKAGRSAIGPVRGMPMEGYGTEIGGEVSDPRTPAYDYLASFGGHEPEPAVDFALVAAQEAMRQAGLGDVPGTRWGVAFGSCNGGLRSAEKLARRTDGDEAGHPDDGRHYLLVSPQAIAEALSSAFGLLGPSVSVNTACASGAHAIAHATEAIGAGRVDAMLVGGSDAFTETAFAGFTSLQSLSTKPAAPYSKDRDGLSLGEGAGMLVLAEESVARAAGAPILAEVLGYGLSADGYHATAPHPKGEGAARAIRSALEAAGITPGDVGYINGHGTGTAKNDTAESNAVRAALGEAAESTALSSSKSMVGHLLGAAGAVEAIVTVQALVDQIAPPTANFTELDPKCGLDAVPDPGRAHAMDVALSNNFAFAGANACVAFGRPGSSFTPADAPPPEKVVVTGFAAITSAGDGADAVWEAWREGRALGTEEGGLRVARADYDPQKYISARDRRRMDPLGQLAVASCRGALEHAGLTADDRVGVVLGTGLGPMRSIEEFLLPVLAGCPAHGSPAVFPNTVFNAAAGQVAMNVGAKGPTSTVTTGHAAGASALTVAHDLLLQHRADAVLCPAVEDLSPGVLEAYRQLPLFDSPDYTLAEAGIALVLERESTARARGARILAEFAGHGTASDARGIGRWDPQGGGVERAMRQALEQAGVEPAELTGIWANAAGLKRADAPEALATDRLAVPGDTPVHTPKQVLGEPAGAGAQLSALLAVTGWERGMASGPVLINSSSLGGTHISLVLRPATEK; this is translated from the coding sequence ATGAGCAACGGCGAGCAGAGCACCGGCACTTCGCCGGACAGCGGGGCTCGGTCCCGGCGGACCGTCGTGGTCTGCGGTGTGGGCGCGGTCACGGCCCACGGCGACGACGTCACCGCCCTGTGGGAGGGCGTCAAGGCCGGCCGCTCCGCGATCGGACCCGTACGCGGCATGCCGATGGAGGGCTACGGCACCGAGATCGGCGGCGAGGTCAGCGACCCGCGCACCCCCGCCTACGACTACCTGGCCTCCTTCGGCGGACACGAGCCCGAACCGGCCGTCGACTTCGCCCTGGTGGCCGCGCAGGAAGCGATGCGGCAGGCCGGGCTCGGCGATGTGCCCGGCACCCGCTGGGGGGTGGCCTTCGGGTCGTGCAACGGCGGTCTGCGCAGCGCCGAGAAGCTGGCGCGCCGCACGGACGGCGACGAGGCGGGCCACCCGGACGACGGGCGGCACTACCTGCTGGTGTCGCCGCAGGCCATAGCGGAGGCGCTGAGCAGCGCCTTCGGGCTCCTGGGCCCCTCGGTCTCCGTCAACACCGCCTGCGCCTCCGGTGCGCACGCCATCGCGCACGCCACCGAGGCGATCGGCGCGGGCCGGGTCGACGCGATGCTGGTGGGCGGCAGCGACGCCTTCACGGAGACGGCGTTCGCCGGGTTCACCAGCCTCCAGTCGCTGTCGACGAAGCCCGCCGCCCCGTACTCCAAGGACCGCGACGGCCTCTCGCTCGGCGAGGGCGCCGGAATGCTGGTGCTGGCCGAGGAGTCGGTGGCGCGGGCCGCCGGCGCCCCCATCCTGGCCGAGGTGCTGGGCTACGGCCTGTCCGCCGACGGCTACCACGCCACCGCCCCGCACCCCAAGGGCGAGGGCGCGGCGCGCGCGATCCGCTCCGCGCTGGAGGCGGCCGGGATCACCCCCGGGGACGTCGGCTACATCAACGGCCACGGCACGGGCACCGCGAAGAACGACACGGCCGAGAGCAACGCCGTACGGGCCGCGCTCGGCGAGGCCGCCGAGTCGACGGCGCTCAGCAGCTCCAAGTCGATGGTCGGGCACCTGCTCGGTGCGGCCGGGGCGGTCGAGGCGATCGTCACCGTGCAGGCGCTGGTCGACCAGATCGCGCCGCCGACCGCCAACTTCACCGAGCTGGACCCCAAGTGCGGTCTGGACGCGGTGCCGGACCCGGGCCGCGCGCACGCCATGGACGTGGCGCTGTCCAACAACTTCGCGTTCGCCGGGGCCAACGCCTGCGTCGCCTTCGGGCGGCCGGGCAGCTCCTTCACCCCCGCCGACGCCCCGCCCCCGGAGAAGGTGGTGGTCACCGGCTTCGCCGCGATCACTTCGGCCGGGGACGGCGCGGACGCGGTGTGGGAGGCGTGGCGCGAGGGCCGGGCGCTGGGCACCGAGGAGGGCGGGCTGCGTGTCGCCCGCGCCGACTACGACCCGCAGAAGTACATCAGCGCCCGGGACCGGCGCCGGATGGACCCGCTCGGCCAGCTCGCCGTGGCCTCGTGCCGGGGCGCCCTGGAGCACGCGGGGCTGACGGCGGACGACCGGGTGGGCGTGGTGCTGGGCACGGGTCTGGGCCCGATGCGCTCCATCGAGGAGTTCCTGCTGCCGGTGCTGGCGGGCTGCCCCGCGCACGGCAGCCCCGCGGTCTTCCCGAACACCGTCTTCAACGCGGCGGCCGGCCAGGTCGCGATGAACGTCGGGGCGAAGGGCCCCACGTCCACCGTGACGACCGGTCACGCGGCCGGGGCGTCCGCCCTGACCGTCGCCCACGACCTGCTGCTCCAGCACCGGGCGGACGCGGTGCTGTGCCCCGCGGTGGAGGACCTGTCGCCGGGTGTCCTGGAGGCGTACCGGCAGCTGCCGCTGTTCGACTCCCCGGACTACACGCTGGCCGAGGCGGGCATCGCCCTGGTCCTGGAGCGGGAGTCCACCGCCCGCGCCCGGGGCGCCCGCATCCTCGCGGAGTTCGCCGGCCACGGCACGGCGTCCGACGCGCGGGGCATCGGCCGCTGGGACCCGCAGGGCGGCGGGGTGGAGCGGGCGATGCGCCAGGCGCTGGAGCAGGCCGGTGTCGAGCCCGCCGAGCTGACCGGCATCTGGGCCAACGCGGCCGGCCTCAAGCGGGCCGACGCGCCGGAGGCCCTGGCCACCGACCGGCTCGCGGTGCCCGGCGACACCCCGGTGCACACCCCGAAGCAGGTGCTGGGCGAGCCGGCGGGCGCCGGGGCGCAGCTGTCCGCGCTGCTCGCGGTGACCGGCTGGGAGCGGGGCATGGCGAGCGGACCCGTCCTCATCAACAGCTCCTCGCTCGGCGGCACCCACATCAGCCTCGTCCTGCGTCCCGCTACGGAGAAGTGA
- a CDS encoding 3-oxoacyl-ACP synthase III family protein: MSSSSDRHVSVLATGAHLPGEPLDNDALARICGPLPDDVLEGIQVQRRHWMIDPATGKHLTSTSAMATAAARQALERAGVEPEEVDLIVVSTASPDYLLPVAATYVQEQLGLESCAVIEVRAGCVGAVQGLDIARRNLADGTYRTALVIGTESVSPLLAPVFIGQDPERVRMRDRLTVYTFGDGAGAVVLRAGEEGSAHEGSRQVFATQSMGGARKPGMLIVGGGTDVPLAEQRERKRLMDIKLDIPGTAQFGPRVFVRGIHDMLERSGLALSDLDACVLPEGNAEYFASEYGTAGLSDEDQAVLSKTIVENLTDVGATGSAAVPLALDAGWAEGRIRPGHKVLLLAIEASRYVYAGLTLTWEAPFPGK, from the coding sequence ATGTCCTCGAGTTCCGACCGCCATGTGTCCGTCCTCGCCACCGGTGCCCATCTGCCGGGCGAGCCGCTGGACAACGATGCCCTGGCCCGGATCTGCGGGCCGCTGCCCGACGACGTGCTGGAGGGCATCCAGGTCCAGCGCCGCCACTGGATGATCGACCCGGCCACCGGCAAGCACCTCACCAGCACCTCGGCGATGGCCACGGCCGCCGCCCGGCAGGCGCTGGAGCGGGCCGGTGTGGAGCCGGAAGAGGTCGACCTGATCGTCGTCTCCACGGCCAGCCCCGACTATCTGCTCCCTGTCGCCGCCACCTACGTACAGGAGCAGCTGGGCCTGGAGAGCTGCGCGGTCATCGAGGTGCGGGCCGGGTGCGTGGGCGCCGTGCAGGGCCTGGACATCGCCCGCCGCAATCTGGCCGACGGCACCTACCGCACCGCCCTGGTGATCGGCACCGAGTCCGTCTCGCCGCTGCTGGCCCCGGTCTTCATCGGCCAGGACCCGGAGCGGGTGCGGATGCGCGACCGGCTCACCGTCTACACCTTCGGCGACGGGGCGGGCGCGGTCGTGCTGCGGGCCGGCGAGGAGGGCTCCGCGCACGAGGGCAGCCGCCAGGTGTTCGCGACCCAGTCCATGGGCGGGGCGCGCAAGCCCGGCATGCTGATCGTCGGCGGCGGCACCGACGTACCACTGGCCGAACAGCGCGAGCGCAAGCGGCTGATGGACATCAAGCTGGACATCCCCGGCACCGCGCAGTTCGGGCCCCGGGTCTTCGTGCGGGGCATCCACGACATGCTGGAGCGCTCCGGGCTCGCCCTGTCGGACCTCGACGCGTGCGTGCTGCCGGAGGGCAACGCGGAGTACTTCGCGAGCGAGTACGGCACCGCCGGGCTGTCCGACGAGGACCAGGCCGTGCTGAGCAAGACCATCGTGGAGAACCTGACGGACGTCGGCGCGACCGGCTCCGCCGCCGTACCGCTCGCCCTGGACGCGGGCTGGGCCGAGGGCCGCATCCGGCCGGGCCACAAGGTGCTGCTCCTCGCGATCGAGGCCAGCCGTTACGTGTACGCGGGACTCACCCTCACCTGGGAGGCCCCCTTCCCCGGGAAGTGA
- a CDS encoding ester cyclase gives MSTQQMVHTGQSVEERNKETIRAVFHTFVNKGDFSLVDRIYSPDMVDHQPLPGAPEGLEGVRYTIAGLREGFPDLHVTIEDISAHADHVVVHNTWRGTHLGEFLGMEPTGRVIEFKGVVVWRLLDNGLIAERWGVGVDSNMLSELGMRRLAPSSRGAARATARREVRPASVLVPATEGAAARWKAVEAELTGPRLRAYEASRRRAGVVHESLTVQELEGREVVVLRVEARDPALAARRLAESSEEFDAWLRTAALDAFGADPWAALGARKDAEPGHVWSSVNSELVRD, from the coding sequence GTGTCGACACAGCAGATGGTGCACACCGGCCAGAGCGTGGAGGAGCGCAACAAGGAGACCATCCGCGCGGTCTTCCACACCTTCGTCAACAAGGGCGACTTCTCCCTCGTCGACAGGATCTACAGCCCGGACATGGTCGACCACCAGCCGCTGCCGGGCGCCCCCGAGGGCCTGGAGGGCGTGCGCTACACGATCGCCGGGCTGCGCGAGGGCTTCCCCGACCTGCACGTGACGATCGAGGACATCAGCGCGCACGCCGACCACGTCGTCGTCCACAACACCTGGCGCGGCACCCACCTCGGCGAGTTCCTGGGCATGGAGCCCACCGGCCGGGTCATCGAGTTCAAGGGCGTCGTGGTGTGGCGGCTGCTGGACAACGGCCTGATCGCCGAGCGCTGGGGCGTCGGCGTCGACTCCAACATGCTCTCCGAGCTGGGCATGCGCCGGCTGGCCCCGTCCTCGCGCGGCGCGGCCCGTGCCACGGCCCGCCGCGAGGTGCGGCCCGCCTCGGTCCTGGTGCCCGCCACCGAGGGCGCCGCCGCCCGCTGGAAGGCGGTCGAGGCCGAGCTGACCGGGCCGAGGCTGCGCGCGTACGAGGCGTCGCGGCGGCGGGCGGGCGTCGTCCACGAGTCGCTGACCGTGCAGGAGCTGGAGGGGCGCGAAGTCGTCGTGCTGCGGGTGGAGGCCCGTGACCCGGCGCTGGCCGCGCGCCGGCTGGCGGAGTCCTCGGAGGAGTTCGACGCCTGGCTGCGGACGGCGGCGCTCGACGCGTTCGGCGCCGACCCGTGGGCCGCGCTGGGCGCGCGCAAGGACGCGGAGCCGGGGCACGTGTGGTCCTCGGTCAACAGCGAGCTGGTCCGCGACTGA
- a CDS encoding aldo/keto reductase — protein sequence MRQRKLGSQGLVVSEQGLGCMGMTFAYGPVDGQEALRTADRALELGVTLLDTADFYGPHTNEEFVGKVIAGRRDDIVVSSKVGNEVAPDGSITGRLNGRPEYIRGCVEGTLSRLGTDRLDLYYLHRVDPDVPVEESFGALAELVAEGKVRHLGISEASAATIRRAHAVHPLSAVQTEYSLSTRDVEHNGVLATVRELGIGFVGYSPLGRGLLTGAIRSVDNLAEQDFRRVVPRFQAENLAANLSVVERLEALAEAKGITPGQLALAWVLSQDVVAIPGTKRVGYLEQNVAASDVRLSADDLAALDAIAPHGSTVGDRYPAGAMATLDG from the coding sequence ATGCGGCAACGAAAGCTCGGCAGCCAGGGGCTCGTCGTCTCCGAGCAGGGGCTCGGATGCATGGGCATGACGTTCGCCTACGGTCCGGTCGACGGCCAGGAGGCGCTGCGCACCGCCGACCGGGCTCTCGAACTCGGCGTCACCCTGCTGGACACCGCGGACTTCTACGGCCCGCACACCAACGAGGAGTTCGTCGGCAAGGTCATCGCCGGCCGCCGCGACGACATCGTCGTCTCCTCCAAGGTCGGCAACGAGGTCGCCCCCGACGGCAGCATCACGGGCCGGCTCAACGGCCGCCCCGAGTACATCCGGGGCTGCGTCGAGGGCACCCTGAGCCGGCTCGGCACCGACCGGCTCGACCTGTACTACCTGCACCGCGTCGACCCGGACGTGCCCGTCGAGGAGAGCTTCGGCGCCCTCGCCGAGCTGGTCGCCGAGGGCAAGGTGCGACACCTCGGCATCTCCGAGGCGTCCGCCGCCACCATCCGCCGCGCCCACGCGGTGCACCCCCTCAGCGCCGTACAGACCGAGTACTCGCTGTCCACGCGCGACGTCGAGCACAACGGCGTGCTCGCGACCGTCCGCGAACTCGGCATCGGCTTCGTCGGCTACAGCCCGCTGGGCCGGGGCCTGCTGACCGGCGCCATCCGCAGCGTCGACAACCTCGCCGAGCAGGACTTCCGCCGTGTCGTCCCGCGCTTCCAGGCCGAGAACCTCGCCGCCAACCTGAGCGTCGTCGAACGCCTGGAGGCGCTCGCCGAGGCCAAGGGCATCACCCCCGGACAGCTCGCCCTGGCCTGGGTCCTCTCCCAGGACGTCGTCGCCATCCCCGGCACCAAGCGCGTCGGCTACCTCGAACAGAACGTCGCCGCATCCGACGTACGGCTGAGCGCCGACGACCTCGCGGCGCTGGACGCGATCGCCCCGCACGGATCGACCGTGGGGGACCGTTACCCCGCCGGCGCCATGGCCACGCTCGACGGCTGA
- a CDS encoding FAD-dependent oxidoreductase — MANITIIGGGLAGLTAAIAAAEQGARVTLHEAHSHLGGRARSADGPYVTNDGPHTIMNNGPAWQWLIQRGVAGRYVRLSFHEWTRMRFRHQGKLRMTLPPGYMKMTLLKRDRPVPIDRSFQDWASENFPQQTVDEALGFLGPILFDGDPGRLSAAFVWERLLRVGTPKFPLPSRYFIGGWGALVERMARVARHHGVVIETNSRLTELPTDGPVIIATSLAAARGLLKDTTLEWPSGTSALVDLAVTRSKKDGNVSFDMDEGGFTSQYSDHDPSLAPEGHALFQGAMPIRPGENKAQAIARLEKLFDLTTPGWQDRTLWRREGVSRGRTGALDLPGLSWRDRPAIDRGEGVYLVGDSVAAPGILAETSINSGLKAAELALRARPFTAAAPRVETAPEPSASIL; from the coding sequence ATGGCCAACATCACGATCATCGGCGGCGGGCTGGCCGGCCTGACCGCGGCGATCGCCGCCGCCGAGCAAGGCGCCCGCGTCACGCTCCACGAGGCGCACTCCCACCTGGGCGGCCGCGCCCGCTCGGCGGACGGGCCCTACGTCACCAACGACGGCCCGCACACCATCATGAACAACGGCCCCGCCTGGCAGTGGCTCATCCAGCGCGGGGTGGCCGGCCGCTATGTGCGCCTGTCCTTCCACGAGTGGACGCGCATGCGCTTCCGCCACCAGGGCAAGCTGCGCATGACCCTGCCGCCCGGCTACATGAAGATGACGCTGCTCAAGCGGGACCGGCCGGTCCCCATCGACCGCTCCTTCCAGGACTGGGCGAGCGAGAACTTCCCCCAGCAGACGGTCGACGAGGCCCTCGGCTTCCTCGGCCCGATCCTCTTCGACGGCGACCCGGGCCGACTGTCCGCCGCCTTCGTCTGGGAGCGGCTGCTGCGGGTCGGCACGCCCAAGTTCCCCCTGCCCAGCCGCTACTTCATCGGCGGCTGGGGGGCGCTCGTCGAGCGCATGGCCCGCGTCGCCCGCCACCACGGGGTGGTCATCGAGACCAACTCCCGCCTGACCGAGCTCCCCACCGACGGCCCGGTGATCATCGCCACCTCGCTGGCCGCCGCACGCGGCCTGCTGAAGGACACCACGCTGGAGTGGCCGAGCGGCACCTCCGCCCTGGTCGACCTGGCGGTCACCCGGTCCAAGAAGGACGGCAACGTCTCCTTCGACATGGACGAGGGCGGCTTCACCTCCCAGTACTCCGACCACGACCCCTCCCTCGCGCCCGAGGGCCACGCCCTCTTCCAGGGCGCGATGCCGATCCGGCCCGGCGAGAACAAGGCCCAGGCCATCGCCCGGCTGGAGAAGCTGTTCGACCTCACGACCCCGGGCTGGCAGGACCGCACCCTGTGGCGCCGCGAGGGCGTCTCGCGCGGCCGCACCGGCGCCCTGGACCTGCCGGGCCTCAGCTGGCGCGACCGGCCCGCGATCGACCGGGGCGAGGGCGTCTACCTCGTCGGGGACAGCGTCGCCGCCCCCGGCATCCTCGCCGAGACCTCCATCAACAGCGGCCTCAAGGCCGCCGAACTCGCCCTGCGCGCCCGGCCCTTCACAGCCGCCGCGCCCCGCGTGGAGACGGCGCCCGAGCCGTCCGCCTCGATCCTGTAA